One Gossypium hirsutum isolate 1008001.06 chromosome A11, Gossypium_hirsutum_v2.1, whole genome shotgun sequence genomic window carries:
- the LOC121209841 gene encoding uncharacterized protein isoform X1, which translates to MPLLVNYEPSVEEDAFMWLSSLIPLAADIVNRRFTFETLTAPTGRRLFYPAYDRFLKEINNCMRHLQKQAKPKGIELADDEFILHVEGTATSQRVVRHIGGSSWPGRLTLTNYALYFEASGVINFEDALKIDLSRKIDHSVKPVATGPWGAPLFDKAIIYDSPDLQEGVLLEFPEITSSTRCDHWLALIKEILLMHNFLSDFKVECPIQAWEMHARTILSIIRLHAAREMLRIAPPSPTEFLIFSLYEELPKGDYVLEQLAQSLKRVNSGQPCSASSILRKLNLPEPNVLSLEAKIESEVSETIAVGKDDDNKTSLETAINQARKEGRGVAQARAVMGGLKEEGIGENATILTELLKPLRSVFPWFREILSWERPATTLLVFAAIILILYKEWIGKALSAGLLLVVANMIRARQERLKDKQKEIVVCTGSDHTLSTRENIVSAQYGFLTVREIIKEANVTILKLHSVLVSRAHKHANTVMLAMIGLAIIFAVIPFKYLIIAVVFHSMITTSPLAKHMVNNQGGDRDRRLKEWWESIPPTPIRVINEAPVSPK; encoded by the exons ATGCCACTCCTT GTTAATTATGAACCAAGTGTTGAAGAAGATGCTTTCATGTGGTTAAGTTCATTAATTCCATTAGCTGCTGATATCGTTAACCGAAGATTCACATTCGAAACTCTTACTGCACCTACCGGAAGACGGCTTTTTTACCCTGCATATGATCGATTCCTAAAAGAAATTAACAA TTGCATGAGGCATTTACAGAAACAAGCAAAACCGAAGGGTATAGAGTTGGCTGATGATGAATTTATATTGCATGTTGAGGGAACAGCTACCTCACAAAGAGTGGTGCGCCATATCGGAGGCTCAAGTTGGCCCG GTAGGCTTACACTGACTAATTACGCACTCTACTTCGAGGCTTCTGGGGTGATAAATTTTGAAGATGCACTTAAGATAGATCTTTCAAGGAAAATTGATCACAGTGTTAAACCAGTTGCAACAGGTCCATGGGGTGCTCCACTTTTCGACAAAGCCATAATCTACGACTCCCCTGACTT ACAGGAAGGAGTTCTGCTGGAATTTCCTGAGATAACAAGCTCCACAAGGTGCGACCATTGGCTAGCACTCATAAAGGAGATTCTGCTAATGCACAACTTTTTGTCGGATTTTAAGGTGGAGTGTCCAATACAAGCATGGGAGATGCATGCAAGGACCATTTTGAGCATAATAAGGCTCCATGCAGCAAGAGAAATGCTAAGAATTGCTCCCCCAAGTCCCACAGaattcttgattttctctttgtATGAAGAATTACCCAAGGGGGACTATGTACTTGAACAACTTGCTCAGAGCTTAAAGAGGGTAAATAGTGGGCAACCATGTAGTGCAAGCTCGATATTGAGGAAATTGAACCTTCCAGAGCCTAATGTTTTGAGTTTGGAAGCAAAAATAGAGAGTGAAGTGAGTGAAACTATTGCAGTTGGCAAGGATGATGATAATAAGACCTCACTCGAGACTGCCATTAATCAAGCGCGAAAGGAAGGAAGAGGAGTTGCCCAAGCTAGAGCTGTGATGGGGGGGCTGAAAGAGGAAGGGATTGGTGAAAATGCTACCATTCTTACG GAGCTACTAAAGCCACTAAGAAGTGTATTCCCTTGGTTCCGTGAAATCCTTTCATGGGAAAGACCGGCAACGACTCTTCTGGTATTTGCTGCAATTATACTAATCCTATACAA GGAATGGATTGGCAAGGCGTTATCTGCAGGCTTGCTTCTGGTGGTAGCAAATATGATACGAGCTAGACAAGAAAGGCTCAAGGACAAACAAAAGGAAATAGTTGTGTGCACAGGTTCCGACCATACTCTGAGTACGAGAGAGAACATAGTTTCAGCTCAATATGGATTTTTGACGGTTCGTGAGATAATAAAGGAAGCGAATGTAACAATACTGAAATTGCATTCGGTTCTGGTTTCAAGGGCACACAAG CATGCAAACACGGTAATGCTCGCAATGATCGGATTGGCAATAATATTTGCAGTGATTCCTTTCAAGTATCTCATAATTGCTGTTGTGTTTCATTCCATGATCACAACATCACCGCTAGCAAAGCATATGGTAAACAACCAAGGAGGAGATCGTGATCGACGATTGAAAGAGTGGTGGGAATCGATCCCGCCTACCCCTATTCGGGTTATTAACGAAGCCCCTGTCAGTCCGAAATAG
- the LOC121209841 gene encoding uncharacterized protein isoform X2: protein MMERKHLSSIANHVLQRSAEELGSSVDHLVKEFEAKWTPEVGDYSKKLVEFCSSKALIKFCQNINEKISDGSYSRFTYDMMLAWDNPRAVDEESSTESIGKEKEDRKIQVKEPTDEDDISLFYSDQMPLLVNYEPSVEEDAFMWLSSLIPLAADIVNRRFTFETLTAPTGRRLFYPAYDRFLKEINNCMRHLQKQAKPKGIELADDEFILHVEGTATSQRVVRHIGGSSWPGRLTLTNYALYFEASGVINFEDALKIDLSRKIDHSVKPVATGPWGAPLFDKAIIYDSPDLQEGVLLEFPEITSSTRCDHWLALIKEILLMHNFLSDFKVECPIQAWEMHARTILSIIRLHAAREMLRIAPPSPTEFLIFSLYEELPKGDYVLEQLAQSLKRVNSGQPCSASSILRKLNLPEPNVLSLEAKIESEVSETIAVGKDDDNKTSLETAINQARKEGRGVAQARAVMGGLKEEGIGENATILTELLKPLRSVFPWFREILSWERPATTLLVFAAIILILYKEWIGKALSAGLLLVVANMIRARQERLKDKQKEIVVCTGSDHTLSTRENIVSAQYGFLTVREIIKEANVTILKLHSVLVSRAHKHANTVMLAMIGLAIIFAVIPFKYLIIAVVFHSMITTSPLAKHMVNNQGGDRDRRLKEWWESIPPTPIRVINEAPVSPK, encoded by the exons ATGATGGAGAGGAAGCATCTTTCTTCTATCGCCAACCATGTCCTTCAACGAAGCGCAGA GGAACTTGGTTCTTCAGTAGATCATTTGGTAAAAGAATTTGAAGCTAAATGGACACCCGAAGTAGGCGATTATTCGAAGAAATTAGTGGAATTTTGCAGTTCAAAGGCCCTCattaaattttgtcaaaatataaatgaaaagatAAGCGATGGATCATATAGCCGCTTCACATATGACATGATGCTTGCCTGGGACAACCCCAGAGCTGTGGACGAAGAGTCTTCAACT GAGAGCATTGGGAAGGAGAAAGAAGATAGAAAAATACAAGTAAAAGAGCCGACCGATGAGGATGATATCTCTCTTTTCTATTCAGACCAGATGCCACTCCTT GTTAATTATGAACCAAGTGTTGAAGAAGATGCTTTCATGTGGTTAAGTTCATTAATTCCATTAGCTGCTGATATCGTTAACCGAAGATTCACATTCGAAACTCTTACTGCACCTACCGGAAGACGGCTTTTTTACCCTGCATATGATCGATTCCTAAAAGAAATTAACAA TTGCATGAGGCATTTACAGAAACAAGCAAAACCGAAGGGTATAGAGTTGGCTGATGATGAATTTATATTGCATGTTGAGGGAACAGCTACCTCACAAAGAGTGGTGCGCCATATCGGAGGCTCAAGTTGGCCCG GTAGGCTTACACTGACTAATTACGCACTCTACTTCGAGGCTTCTGGGGTGATAAATTTTGAAGATGCACTTAAGATAGATCTTTCAAGGAAAATTGATCACAGTGTTAAACCAGTTGCAACAGGTCCATGGGGTGCTCCACTTTTCGACAAAGCCATAATCTACGACTCCCCTGACTT ACAGGAAGGAGTTCTGCTGGAATTTCCTGAGATAACAAGCTCCACAAGGTGCGACCATTGGCTAGCACTCATAAAGGAGATTCTGCTAATGCACAACTTTTTGTCGGATTTTAAGGTGGAGTGTCCAATACAAGCATGGGAGATGCATGCAAGGACCATTTTGAGCATAATAAGGCTCCATGCAGCAAGAGAAATGCTAAGAATTGCTCCCCCAAGTCCCACAGaattcttgattttctctttgtATGAAGAATTACCCAAGGGGGACTATGTACTTGAACAACTTGCTCAGAGCTTAAAGAGGGTAAATAGTGGGCAACCATGTAGTGCAAGCTCGATATTGAGGAAATTGAACCTTCCAGAGCCTAATGTTTTGAGTTTGGAAGCAAAAATAGAGAGTGAAGTGAGTGAAACTATTGCAGTTGGCAAGGATGATGATAATAAGACCTCACTCGAGACTGCCATTAATCAAGCGCGAAAGGAAGGAAGAGGAGTTGCCCAAGCTAGAGCTGTGATGGGGGGGCTGAAAGAGGAAGGGATTGGTGAAAATGCTACCATTCTTACG GAGCTACTAAAGCCACTAAGAAGTGTATTCCCTTGGTTCCGTGAAATCCTTTCATGGGAAAGACCGGCAACGACTCTTCTGGTATTTGCTGCAATTATACTAATCCTATACAA GGAATGGATTGGCAAGGCGTTATCTGCAGGCTTGCTTCTGGTGGTAGCAAATATGATACGAGCTAGACAAGAAAGGCTCAAGGACAAACAAAAGGAAATAGTTGTGTGCACAGGTTCCGACCATACTCTGAGTACGAGAGAGAACATAGTTTCAGCTCAATATGGATTTTTGACGGTTCGTGAGATAATAAAGGAAGCGAATGTAACAATACTGAAATTGCATTCGGTTCTGGTTTCAAGGGCACACAAG CATGCAAACACGGTAATGCTCGCAATGATCGGATTGGCAATAATATTTGCAGTGATTCCTTTCAAGTATCTCATAATTGCTGTTGTGTTTCATTCCATGATCACAACATCACCGCTAGCAAAGCATATGGTAAACAACCAAGGAGGAGATCGTGATCGACGATTGAAAGAGTGGTGGGAATCGATCCCGCCTACCCCTATTCGGGTTATTAACGAAGCCCCTGTCAGTCCGAAATAG
- the LOC107913697 gene encoding protein RRP6-like 2, producing the protein MLFLHYNPNTTMNDYDDQITMEAQSQPSENSQILQTLALGPLSSSLSSLSSSSPTLPSNQDFHFFNNFSDFKLPIDQIAKTSDSLLESIGASAKIWGANKAINFPSNLDSIADDEAYDWLVDINDELLERFDVSIDEFHKIRKKEEETGRFIGSDPDNNGFQLVYGKKKKKINGGLLSDSVGVSVSGKEGGFSGSSGVKVKKEALATGTTGKAKVPFHIPMIRKPQEEYNILVNNSNQPFEHVWLQRSEDGQRFVHPLENLSVMDFVEKDVADIQPIKPPSIESTSFKLVEEVKDLKDLASKLSGVEEFAVDLEHNQYRSFQGLTCLMQISTRTEDFIVDTLKLRIHVGPYLREVFKDPTKKKVMHGADRDIVWLQRDFGIYVCNLFDTGQASRVLKLERNSLEHLLQHYCGVTANKEYQNADWRLRPLPDEMLRYAREDTHYLLYIYDLMRIKLLSMPQEGEHLDAPLVEVYKRSSDVCTQLFEKELLTENSYLHIHGLQVAGFNAEQLAVVAGLCEWRDIIARAEDESTGYVLPNKTLLEIAKQMPVAAHKLRQLLKSRHPYVERNLGAVVSIIRHAMQNAVAFEAAAQQLKMGHMLNASEQHIAAKEGAEVLIPVTPTDLKTANDRTRIIDDAVVGPDGISAQSASLQHKHKSIRIGSSITELDRDKKQEGFSFEPHVNGSSLYARENLVISGKSGDANAHTVIPPSAKMATGATIQVLKKPSRGFGALLGNASTKKKFDMEKKEKEDSKLAQIRSSVNLSFHSFSGTAEQSKPPVNEPTKFPEAPQPKEPPAVVATESSTLEDIIMLEDNSKKDEQVDGSGSPEVNDTPGKESCMAPSSETEKEDETMSLSDLSTSFQQCFESMNQNRKAVTVKKSNEASGVLQIKPFDYEAARKEIKFGEDAETESGSHAKSGGKKKSSVMGRLQIEDGSKQFPQARRRQAFPASGNRSATFR; encoded by the exons ATGCTTTTTCTACACTACAACCCTAACACAACGATGAACGACTACGACGATCAGATAACAATGGAAGCCCAATCTCAACCTTCAGAGAATTCTCAAATTCTTCAAACGTTAGCTCTAGGTCCTctctcttcttctctttcttcacTCTCTTCCTCTTCTCCAACCCTCCCTTCCAATCAAGACTTTCATTTCTTCAACAACTTCTCCGATTTCAAGCTTCCCATCGATCAAATCGCCAAAACATCCGATTCTTTGCTTGAATCCATTGGCGCTTCGGCTAAAATCTGGGGCGCCAACAAGGCCATCAATTTCCCTAGCAACCTTGACAGCATAGCCGATGATGAAGCTTATGATTGGCTCGTTGATATCAACGACGAACTTTTGGAACGATTTGACGTTTCCATCGACGAATTTCATAAGATTcgaaagaaagaagaggaaacgGGCCGGTTTATTGGGTCGGATCCTGACAATAATGGGTTTCAGTTGGTTTAcgggaagaaaaagaagaaaattaacGGTGGTTTATTGAGTGACTCGGTTGGTGTGTCAGTGAGTGGGAAGGAAGGTGGGTTTTCGGGTTCTTCTGGAGTGAAGGTGAAGAAAGAGGCATTGGCTACGGGGACGACTGGGAAAGCTAAGGTGCCATTTCATATACCAATGATACGGAAGCCTCAGGAAGAGTATAATATACTTGTGAATAATTCGAATCAGCCTTTTGAACATGTTTGGTTGCAGAGGAGTGAGGATGGGCAGCGTTTTGTTCATCCATTG GAGAACCTCTCTGTTATGGATTTTGTGGAAAAAGATGTTGCAGATATTCAGCCCATCAAACCCCCATCAATTGAGTCTACCTCATTTAAGCTGGTTGAGGAAGTAAAAGATTTGAAGGATTTAGCATCTAAGTTAAGCGGTGTGGAAGAGTTTGCg GTTGATTTGGAGCATAACCAATATCGATCTTTTCAAGGACTAACTTGCTTGATGCAAATTTCTACTAGAACTGAGGATTTTATTGTAGATACTTTGAAGCTTCGAATTCATGTTGGCCCATATCTTAGGGAAGTTTTCAAGGATCCCACCAAGAAAAAG GTTATGCATGGAGCAGACAGGGATATTGTGTGGCTTCAACGAGACTTTGGCATATATGTGTGCAATCTCTTTGACACTGGACAG GCCTCAAGGGTCTTGAAATTGGAAAGAAATAGTTTAGAGCATCTTCTGCAACATTATTGTGGAGTTACAGCCAACAAAGA GTACCAGAATGCAGATTGGAGATTGCGTCCTCTTCCTGATGAAATGCTCAG ATATGCTAGAGAAGACACACACTACTTACTGTACATTTATGATTTAATGAGAATCAAATTGCTGTCAATGCCCCAGGAAGGTGAACATTTGGACGCTCCTTTGGTAGAG GTCTACAAGCGAAGTTCTGATGTATGTACACAACTGTTTGAGAAAGAGCTCCTGACAGAGAATTCATATCTCCATATACATGG GTTGCAGGTGGCTGGTTTCAATGCTGAGCAGCTAGCAGTTGTTGCT GGGCTTTGTGAATGGCGAGACATTATTGCTCGCGCAGAGGATGAAAGTACTGGTTATGTATTGCCAAACAAGACGCTTCTTGAAATCG CCAAGCAGATGCCTGTAGCTGCTCACAAGTTACGTCAATTGTTGAAATCTAGACACCCATATGTGGAGCGAAACCTTGGTGCAGTTGTTAGCATCATCAGGCATGCTATGCAGAATGCTGTTGCATTTGAAGCTGCTGCTCAACAACTTAAAATGGGACATATGCTAAAT GCATCAGAACAACATATAGCAGCTAAAGAGGGAGCTGAGGTCTTAATTCCTGTGACTCCTACAGACTTGAAAACTGCAAATGATAGAACAAGAATCATAGATGATGCTGTAGTAGGACCTGATGGGATAAGTGCACAATCTGCTTCTCTGCAACATAAACACAAATCAATCAGGATTGGAAGCAGTATTACTGAACTTGACAGAGACAAAAAACAAGAAGGATTCTCTTTTGAGCCACATGTGAATGGTAGCTCATTGTATGCGAGAGAAAATCTTGTCATCTCGGGAAAGAGTGGAGATGCAAATGCCCATACAGTTATTCCACCTTCAGCAAAGATG GCAACTGGAGCAACTATTCAGGTTCTAAAGAAACCAAGCCGTGGCTTTGGAGCACTTCTGGGGAATGCTTCCACGAAGAAGAAATTTGATATGGAGAAAAAG GAGAAGGAAGATAGTAAGTTGGCGCAGATCAGATCTTCAGTAAATCTTTCATTTCACTCATTCTCGGGCACAGCAGAGCAGTCAAAACCTCCTGTTAACGAGCCAACTAAATTTCCAGAAGCTCCACAGCCCAAAGAACCTCCTGCTGTGGTAGCTACTGAGTCGTCGACATTAGAAGATATTATCATGTTAGAAGATAATTcaaaaaaggatgaacaagttgaTGGTAGTGGTAGTCCGGAAGTAAATGATACACCTGGGAAGGAGAGTTGTATGGCACCTTCCTCTGAAACGGAGAAAGAAGATGAGACCATGTCTTTATCCGATTTATCTACCAGCTTCCAACAGTGCTTCGAGTCCATGAATCAAAACAGAAAAGCAGTTACAGTGAAGAAATCAAACGAAGCTAGTGGTGTTTTGCAAATAAAGCCATTTGATTATGAAGCAGCTAGGAAAGAGATTAAGTTTGGAGAAGATGCAGAGACAGAATCAGGAAGCCATGCAAAGTCTGGTGGTAAGAAGAAAAGTTCAGTAATGGGGCGACTGCAAATAGAAGATGGGTCTAAACAATTTCCTCAAGCTAGGCGACGACAAGCTTTTCCTGCATCTGGGAACAGAAGTGCAACTTTCCGATGA
- the LOC121209842 gene encoding uncharacterized protein encodes MGLNETYAAVRSQILLMQPLPLVNRAYSMIVQEELKGVFPLFCRMFSILWLYLPLHLATSAPTFIPQQYSQILDLLNKSQATTAPAVNCAGSLQWQDEGDW; translated from the exons ATGGGTCTCAATGAGACCTATGCTGCAGTTCGAAGCCAGATCCTCTTAATGCAGCCTTTACCCTTGGTAAATCGGGCATATTCCATGATTGTCCAAGAAGAACTCAAAGGAGTTTTTCCTCTGTTTTGTCGCATGTTCTCGATCCTGTGGCTTTATCTTCCACTGCATCTGGCAACC AGTGCCCCTACCTTCATTCCTCAACAGTATTCACAGATCCTGGACTTGCTGAATAAGAGTCAAGCTACTACTGCACCTGCTGTGAATTGTGCAG GATCTCTCCAATGGCAGGATGAAGGAGATTGGTAG